From Labeo rohita strain BAU-BD-2019 chromosome 18, IGBB_LRoh.1.0, whole genome shotgun sequence, the proteins below share one genomic window:
- the LOC127180828 gene encoding extracellular calcium-sensing receptor-like, with amino-acid sequence MLLFLYALLLFHQHHAEVENTPCQTMGDPNYPLFFKDGDVTIGGIFPIHRKETLPSFEFMEKPQLLLCSSVNLRNLLLAQVMIFTIEEINRNETLLPNVSIGYRIYDTCSSRLSTMSATMGLMNGPDFGSGDTCNGQPPLPAIIGETESSATVILSRTTGPFKIPVISPSATCVCLSNRKDYPSFFRTIASDYHQSSALVNIVKHFGWSWVGAVNSDTDYGNNGMAVFLKIAQEEGICVEYSVKFYRTETEKLKKVVDTIKKGTAKVVVAFVSFVEMGLLIDQLSIQNIAGFQMIGVESWIATTNYITPNSFHSLGGSLGFAVRKINIEGFADYLLQAFWDTAFPCSQSEGNFSQYVLSCSRYEELLALKSNNENVPELRYEYNVYKAVYAVAHALHSLLKCTELKGCEKSLTIQPQQMVEAMKKVNFTTKMGDHVWFDSSGGAVAQYEVVNWQQDSDGSFQFKSVGYYDASLPPHQRLQLDTKKIIWAGGLLEKPSSVCSESCPPGTRKAAQKGRPVCCYDCIPCAEGEFTNETDSINCKQCPGEYWSNAEKNNCVLKTVEFLSFTEFMGIVLVFFSLFGVGITALVAILFYSKKDTPIVKANNSELSFLLLFSLTLCFLCSLTFIGRPTEWSCMLRHTAFGITFVLCISCVLGKTIVVLMAFKATLPGSNVMKWFGPKQQRLSVFTFTLTQVLICVLWLTISPPFPHKNMKYYKEKIILECSLGSVIGFWAVLGYIGLLAIWCFILSFLARKLPDNFNEAKFITFSMLIFCAVWITFIPAYVSSPGKFTVAVEIFAILASSFGLLFCIFVPKCYIILLKPEQNTKQNMMGTSKSY; translated from the exons ATGCTTCTCTTTCTGTACGCACTCCTGCTTTTCCATCAGCATCATGCAGAGGTGGAAAACACTCCTTGTCAAACAATGGGGGACCCTAACTACCCGCTGTTTTTCAAGGATGGAGATGTAACAATTGGAGGAATATTTCCTATCCACAGAAAGGAAACATTACCTTCTTTTGAGTTTATGGAAAAACCTCAACTTCTGTTATGCTCAAG tGTGAATCTGAGAAATCTTCTTCTGGCGCAAGTCATGATCTTCACAATTGAGGAGATTAACAGAAATGAAACTTTGCTTCCAAATGTTTCTATTGGATATCGAATTTATGATACCTGTAGTTCAAGACTGTCTACTATGAGTGCAACTATGGGACTGATGAATGGTCCGGATTTTGGATCAGGTGACACATGCAATGGACAACCTCCTTTACCTGCTATCATAGGAGAAACAGAGTCTTCTGCCACAGTCATTCTGTCCAGAACTACAGGACCTTTTAAAATTCCAGTG ATTAGTCCCTCCGCCACATGTGTATGTCTCAGTAATAGGAAAGATTACCCCTCTTTCTTCAGGACTATTGCTAGTGATTACCACCAGAGTAGCGCACTTGTAAATATAGTCAAGCACTTTGGCTGGTCTTGGGTGGGAGCTGTAAACAGTGACACTGACTATGGAAACAATGGAATGgctgtttttctaaaaatagcCCAGGAGGAGGGAATTTGTGTAGAGTACTCTGTGAAATTCTACCGAACAGAGacagaaaaactcaaaaaagtGGTAGACACAATTAAAAAAGGCACAGCAAAAGTCGTTGTtgcatttgtttcatttgttgaGATGGGCTTACTTATTGATCAGTTAAGTATCCAAAATATTGCAGGCTTTCAAATGATTGGCGTGGAGTCATGGATAGCTACAACAAACTACATCACTCCAAATAGTTTTCATTCGCTGGGAGGGTCCCTGGGATTTGCAGTGAGAAAAATCAATATTGAAGgctttgcagattatcttttACAAGCATTCTGGGATACAGCTTTTCCATGCTCACAGAGCGAGGGGAATTTTTCTCAATATGTCTTAAGTTGCAGCAGATATGAGGAGCTACTTGCACTAAaatcaaacaatgaaaatgtaccTGAACTAAGATATGAATATAATGTCTACAAAGCAGTTTATGCTGTAGCTCATGCACTACACAGTCTTCTAAAGTGCACAGAACTGAAAGGTTGTGAAAAAAGCCTGACAATACAACCACAGcag atggtTGAGGCtatgaaaaaagtaaatttcaCCACAAAAATGGGAGATCATGTGTGGTTTGACAGCAGTGGTGGTGCAGTAGCCCAATATGAAGTTGTGAACTGGCAACAGGACTCTGATGGATCATTCCAGTTTAAATCTGTGGGATACTATGATGCCTCACTTCCCCCTCACCAGCGCTTACAGCTTGATACTAAAAAGATCATTTGGGCTGGAGGACTGCTGGAG AAGCCAAGTTCTGTGTGCAGTGAGAGCTGTCCTCCAGGCACTAGAAAGGCTGCACAAAAAGGAAGACCTGTCTGTTGCTATGATTGTATTCCATGTGCAGAAGGAGAATTCACTAACGAAACAG ATTCAATTAACTGCAAGCAGTGTCCAGGGGAATACTGGTCTAATGCTGAGAAAAATAATTGTGTGTTAAAGACTGTGGAGTTTCTGTCATTCACAGAATTTATGGGTATAGTGCTTGTCTTTTTCTCACTATTTGGAGTAGGAATAACTGCACTGGTGGCCATCCTGTTTTACAGCAAAAAGGACACCCCCATAGTTAAAGCCAACAACTCAGAGCTGAGCTTCCTGCTGCTCTTCTCATTGACTCTGTGTTTCCTTTGTTCACTTACTTTTATTGGTCGGCCCACTGAGTGGTCCTGTATGTTGCGTCACACAGCATTTGGGATCACTTTTGTCCTCTGTATCTCCTGTGTTCTGGGGAAAACAATAGTGGTGTTAATGGCCTTCAAGGCTACACTTCCAGGAAGTAATGTCATGAAATGGTTTGGGCCTAAACAACAACGACTCAGTGTTTTTACCTTTACACTTACACAGGTTCTTATATGTGTGCTTTGGCTAACAATATCTCCTCCATTTcctcacaaaaatatgaaatattataaggAAAAGATTATTCTTGAGTGCAGTCTGGGTTCGGTTATAGGTTTCTGGGCTGTGCTGGGTTATATCGGCCTGCTGGCTATCTGGTGCTTCATTCTGTCTTTTCTGGCTCGTAAGCTGCCTGATAACTTTAATGAAGCAAAATTCATCACATTCAGTATGCTGATATTCTGTGCTGTATGGATAACATTTATTCCAGCTTATGTCAGTTCTCCGGGAAAATTTACTGTAGCTGTGGAGATATTTGCCATTTTAGCCTCAAGCTTTGGTTTActattttgcatatttgtacCTAAATGTTATATCATCCTCCTTAAGCCTGAACAGAATACAAAGCAAAATATGATGGGGACTTCTAAGTCCTACTGA